A genomic region of Nitrospirota bacterium contains the following coding sequences:
- a CDS encoding type II toxin-antitoxin system HicA family toxin has translation MPKLPTLTSQQVIKILERHGFILDHSSGSHRLYYHPTTKRRVTVPFHRGDLPKGTLLSILKQAGIDRADFR, from the coding sequence ATGCCTAAGCTGCCGACGCTGACGTCGCAACAGGTTATCAAAATCCTCGAACGTCACGGCTTCATCCTGGACCACTCGTCCGGAAGCCATCGCCTGTACTACCACCCCACTACAAAACGCCGGGTGACCGTGCCCTTTCACCGCGGCGATCTCCCGAAAGGCACCCTCCTCTCAATCCTCAAACAGGCGGGAATCGACCGAGCAGATTTTCGTTAG
- a CDS encoding O-methyltransferase: MPRRPLNPSRTPRGLIEPVHPKVFDYLTTLHRRRDEPVILEMEAEAEARGFPIVGRVVGAFLEVMALSVRARRIFEFGSGYGYSAYWFSRAVGAVGAVICTDGKAENARKARAYLERVGRWDRIDFRVGWAQDVFRETDGLFDVVYNDVDKDAYPEVWRLARERIRPGGLYIADNTLWYGRVVQQRVVDDVAPGWTEAIREHNRLIADDPDYDCFLNPIRDGVMVARRKG, encoded by the coding sequence ATGCCGAGACGCCCGCTCAATCCGAGTCGAACGCCGCGTGGACTCATCGAACCAGTCCACCCGAAGGTTTTTGATTACCTCACGACCCTTCACCGGCGCCGCGACGAACCGGTGATCCTTGAAATGGAGGCCGAGGCCGAAGCGCGCGGCTTCCCCATCGTCGGCCGCGTGGTCGGCGCGTTTTTGGAGGTCATGGCGCTCAGCGTGAGGGCGCGGCGGATCTTTGAGTTCGGCAGCGGGTACGGGTATTCCGCCTACTGGTTCTCTCGCGCGGTCGGCGCCGTCGGCGCCGTGATCTGCACGGACGGGAAGGCCGAGAACGCCCGAAAGGCCCGCGCGTACCTGGAGCGCGTGGGCCGCTGGGACCGGATCGATTTTCGGGTGGGTTGGGCGCAAGACGTGTTCCGCGAGACCGATGGCTTGTTCGACGTCGTCTACAACGACGTGGACAAAGACGCCTATCCCGAGGTCTGGCGCCTGGCCCGCGAACGCATCCGGCCCGGAGGCCTGTACATCGCGGACAACACGCTCTGGTACGGCCGCGTGGTGCAGCAACGCGTGGTGGACGATGTGGCGCCGGGCTGGACCGAAGCCATCCGGGAACACAACCGCCTGATCGCCGATGACCCGGACTACGACTGTTTTCTCAACCCAATCCGGGACGGCGTGATGGTCGCGCGGCGTAAGGGCTAA
- the rplI gene encoding 50S ribosomal protein L9, protein MKIILREDVDHVGKMGDLVTVKDGYARNYLLPRDMAAPATERNVRALEHQKRLIEAKRKKERAAAEELVKRLTSIPLTFPVQAGEDDKLFGSVTSKDISEALAAKDFVVDKRKIVLDKPIKALGTFTVPIKLSSEVVGEVTVSVVKQETV, encoded by the coding sequence ATGAAGATTATTCTACGAGAAGACGTGGATCACGTTGGCAAAATGGGCGATCTGGTGACCGTCAAAGACGGGTACGCCCGCAACTACCTCCTGCCCCGCGACATGGCGGCGCCGGCCACCGAGCGCAACGTGCGGGCCTTGGAGCACCAAAAGCGCCTGATCGAAGCTAAGCGCAAGAAAGAACGCGCAGCCGCCGAGGAACTGGTCAAACGGCTGACGTCGATTCCTTTGACGTTCCCCGTGCAGGCCGGGGAAGACGACAAGCTGTTCGGCTCGGTGACGAGCAAGGATATTTCCGAGGCCCTGGCTGCAAAGGATTTTGTGGTCGATAAGCGGAAGATCGTGCTGGACAAGCCCATCAAAGCGCTCGGGACCTTCACGGTCCCGATCAAGCTCTCCTCGGAAGTTGTCGGCGAGGTGACGGTCTCGGTGGTTAAACAGGAAACGGTTTAA
- a CDS encoding DUF2914 domain-containing protein, giving the protein MKRLVFTVLGLLLTAPLFAQESTPPGAAPASDKVARAMFTTGVADREPADQITSLTNDVPQVFFYTELTGLEGQAVAHKWEYAGEVKAAVTFDVKAPRWRVWSSKQLDPSWTGEWTVSVVDASGTTLAQAKLMYEAGGQ; this is encoded by the coding sequence ATGAAACGACTCGTGTTCACCGTCTTGGGACTCTTGCTCACCGCCCCGCTCTTCGCCCAGGAATCCACTCCGCCAGGAGCAGCTCCCGCTTCCGACAAAGTCGCCCGCGCCATGTTCACCACCGGCGTGGCGGACCGCGAACCCGCGGACCAGATCACCTCGCTTACGAACGACGTCCCCCAGGTCTTTTTCTACACCGAACTGACGGGCCTCGAAGGTCAGGCCGTCGCGCACAAATGGGAATACGCCGGAGAGGTCAAGGCCGCGGTGACCTTCGACGTGAAAGCCCCGCGCTGGCGCGTGTGGTCCAGCAAACAACTCGATCCGAGTTGGACTGGCGAATGGACCGTGTCGGTAGTGGACGCGTCAGGCACCACACTGGCGCAGGCGAAACTGATGTACGAAGCTGGCGGTCAATGA
- a CDS encoding FKBP-type peptidyl-prolyl cis-trans isomerase has protein sequence MRGIAAVAVIVGLLSGVAHAQNKPSLKTDQEKVSYSIGLDIGANFKRQSVELDSKALAAGISDGLSGAKPALSEDEVKKVLADFQQQMRARAAAMAQQLADQNKKNGEAYLAENKKQKGIVTLPSGLQYKVLKEAKGAKPKATDTVSVHYRGTLIDGTEFDSSIKRGQPAEFPVNQVIPGWTEALQLMPVGSKWQLFIPSGLAYGAQGAGNMIGPNSTLIFEVELLEIKKK, from the coding sequence ATGCGAGGGATAGCGGCGGTAGCGGTAATCGTCGGACTGTTGTCGGGAGTTGCCCATGCGCAAAACAAGCCGTCGCTCAAAACCGACCAAGAGAAAGTCAGTTACAGCATCGGGCTGGACATCGGGGCCAACTTCAAACGGCAGTCGGTGGAGCTGGATTCCAAGGCGCTAGCTGCCGGCATCTCCGACGGCCTATCGGGCGCAAAACCGGCGCTGAGCGAAGACGAGGTGAAAAAGGTCTTGGCGGATTTTCAACAGCAGATGCGGGCCCGAGCCGCTGCAATGGCCCAACAACTGGCTGATCAGAACAAGAAGAACGGCGAGGCGTACCTGGCGGAGAACAAGAAGCAGAAGGGCATCGTGACCCTACCCAGCGGACTCCAGTACAAGGTCCTGAAGGAAGCCAAGGGCGCCAAACCCAAGGCCACCGACACGGTCTCCGTGCATTATCGCGGGACGTTGATCGACGGGACGGAGTTCGACAGTTCGATCAAACGAGGTCAACCGGCCGAATTTCCCGTGAACCAAGTCATCCCGGGCTGGACCGAAGCCCTCCAACTCATGCCGGTGGGCTCCAAGTGGCAGTTGTTCATCCCGTCCGGCCTGGCCTATGGAGCGCAGGGCGCCGGCAACATGATCGGACCCAATTCTACCCTGATCTTCGAGGTGGAGTTGCTCGAGATCAAGAAGAAATAG
- a CDS encoding NYN domain-containing protein — protein sequence MELVIDGYNVIGSRGGLYGDVAAKREAFVAELGRYARLKGHAITVVFDGFPPGLAPTAGGASGAARYPASVRVRFAEHERADDVIIRLAQRLREGGTIVSSDREVRDACRAYGCVVLGAQAFDQRLVDALVSNQGLSGDPGAEPDKDRDADSGLDGRRVKRGNPRRLSKVARKTRKRLDRL from the coding sequence GTGGAACTGGTTATCGACGGATACAACGTGATCGGCAGCCGCGGGGGCTTGTACGGCGACGTGGCGGCCAAGCGCGAGGCGTTCGTCGCGGAGTTGGGGCGGTACGCGCGTCTCAAAGGCCACGCCATCACCGTGGTCTTCGACGGCTTTCCGCCGGGTCTGGCCCCCACGGCGGGCGGGGCGTCCGGCGCGGCGCGGTATCCGGCGAGCGTGCGGGTGCGCTTCGCCGAGCACGAACGGGCCGACGATGTGATCATTCGCCTGGCGCAACGACTCCGCGAAGGGGGGACGATCGTGTCCTCCGACCGGGAGGTGCGCGACGCGTGTCGAGCATACGGCTGCGTGGTCTTGGGCGCGCAAGCCTTTGATCAACGACTGGTCGATGCGCTAGTCAGCAACCAGGGGTTGTCGGGCGACCCGGGAGCTGAACCGGATAAGGACAGGGATGCTGACTCCGGATTGGACGGTCGAAGGGTCAAGCGCGGCAATCCGCGGCGCCTGTCGAAGGTCGCACGCAAGACGCGAAAGCGCCTGGACCGGCTCTAA
- a CDS encoding type II toxin-antitoxin system HicB family antitoxin translates to MATKRRKAAPVLKKELSYRILLRPEPEGGYTVLVPSLPGCVTYGETVEDARLMASDAIAVYLQSLKKHGEPIPDDSEVLESTLRVRYA, encoded by the coding sequence ATGGCGACTAAACGACGTAAAGCGGCACCCGTTCTTAAGAAAGAGTTGTCCTACCGCATCCTGCTGCGGCCGGAGCCTGAGGGGGGATACACCGTACTTGTCCCTTCACTTCCGGGGTGCGTGACGTATGGCGAAACGGTCGAGGACGCTCGCTTAATGGCCTCCGACGCCATCGCGGTGTATCTGCAGAGCCTGAAAAAACACGGGGAACCCATCCCAGACGATTCGGAGGTCTTGGAAAGCACGCTACGCGTCCGGTATGCCTAA
- a CDS encoding SRPBCC family protein: protein MNAHTQTITINTAPKVVFDFVANPENLPKWAVVFCRGLRHEESRWIVTTPEGDMVIRYESDAKTGAIDMYVTVSPSVESPAFSRVLANGEGSEYVFTFFQPPGLPDEEFRNQTEALKKELGVLKGLLEA from the coding sequence ATGAACGCGCACACGCAAACCATCACCATCAACACCGCACCCAAGGTCGTCTTTGATTTCGTCGCCAACCCGGAGAACCTGCCCAAATGGGCCGTCGTGTTCTGCCGCGGCCTGCGGCATGAGGAATCGCGGTGGATCGTCACCACGCCCGAGGGGGACATGGTGATCCGGTACGAGTCCGACGCCAAGACTGGGGCGATCGACATGTACGTGACGGTTTCGCCGAGCGTCGAGAGCCCGGCGTTCTCGCGCGTGCTGGCGAACGGCGAGGGGTCCGAGTACGTGTTCACGTTCTTTCAGCCGCCCGGCCTTCCGGATGAGGAGTTTCGCAACCAGACGGAGGCGCTGAAGAAAGAGTTGGGTGTGCTGAAAGGACTTTTGGAGGCGTAG
- a CDS encoding exopolysaccharide biosynthesis protein has protein sequence MTHETDQRPTRLSDDLRAILDRAAGNALSLRQIVEVLHGRGFDVLVIILVLPFCQPIPLPGLSTPFGLALMFFGLRIALRQRPWLPDCLLRREISYETLAKIVTTATAVAKRLEKVIHPRFRFMKQWWSFNAVNGLAIASSSFLLMLPLPIPFSNTIPAWSILLLALGMMEEDGAVIVLGYLMAGAAWTYIVTLWMLGEAGIQRLGLF, from the coding sequence GTGACCCACGAAACGGATCAACGGCCCACTCGGCTGTCCGATGATCTGCGCGCGATCCTCGACCGCGCCGCTGGCAACGCGCTCTCGCTCCGCCAAATCGTGGAGGTCCTGCACGGCCGGGGTTTTGACGTCCTGGTCATCATCCTGGTCCTGCCGTTTTGCCAGCCGATTCCACTGCCCGGTCTCTCCACACCCTTCGGCCTGGCGCTGATGTTCTTCGGGTTGCGCATCGCCCTCCGACAACGACCGTGGCTGCCCGACTGCCTGCTGCGGCGTGAGATCTCGTACGAGACCCTGGCCAAGATCGTGACCACCGCGACGGCCGTGGCCAAACGCCTGGAAAAGGTGATCCACCCGCGGTTCCGATTCATGAAACAGTGGTGGAGTTTCAATGCGGTCAATGGATTGGCGATCGCGTCCAGCTCGTTCTTGCTGATGCTGCCGCTGCCCATCCCGTTTTCCAACACGATCCCGGCTTGGTCGATCTTGTTGCTCGCCCTGGGCATGATGGAGGAAGACGGAGCGGTGATCGTGCTCGGTTATCTCATGGCCGGTGCGGCATGGACGTATATCGTGACGCTGTGGATGTTGGGGGAGGCGGGAATCCAGCGATTGGGTTTGTTCTAA
- a CDS encoding MarC family protein — protein sequence MIPAVLRGVGVESTRIVGDDAAHAAMTALSFLQQPDALERFVLVFIPIFVAVDIIGVLPTYYALTAPLAADEKPRIARLSVLTAFSITVTFILLGNATFAVLGVRVEDFMVAGGILLLVFAVSDLLRDGTRSAAPKAAQTLAVVPLGTPIIAGPATLTTSLMLTGTYGFGLVFVSLALNLLLAWVVVRYADQVIGVLGVNGATAIAKVFYLLLAAIAVSMIRRGLAGFLTAV from the coding sequence ATGATCCCGGCCGTACTGCGAGGGGTTGGTGTCGAGTCGACACGGATCGTCGGCGACGACGCGGCCCACGCTGCCATGACGGCCCTCTCGTTTCTGCAACAGCCCGACGCGCTCGAGCGCTTTGTGCTCGTGTTTATCCCGATCTTCGTTGCCGTCGACATCATCGGCGTCTTGCCGACCTACTACGCCCTGACCGCCCCGCTGGCGGCCGACGAGAAACCGCGCATTGCGCGTCTGTCCGTGCTCACGGCATTTTCCATCACAGTGACGTTCATCTTGCTGGGAAACGCCACGTTCGCCGTCCTGGGCGTGCGCGTCGAAGACTTCATGGTAGCCGGCGGGATTTTGTTGCTGGTGTTTGCGGTCTCGGATCTGCTGCGCGACGGCACGCGGTCCGCCGCCCCCAAGGCGGCGCAGACGTTGGCGGTGGTGCCGCTGGGCACGCCCATCATCGCGGGGCCGGCCACGCTCACCACATCGCTGATGCTCACCGGGACGTACGGCTTCGGGCTGGTCTTCGTGTCGCTGGCGCTCAATCTCCTGCTCGCGTGGGTGGTGGTGCGGTATGCCGACCAAGTGATCGGCGTATTGGGCGTGAACGGCGCAACGGCCATCGCCAAAGTGTTCTACCTGTTGCTTGCGGCGATCGCAGTGAGTATGATTCGCCGCGGATTGGCGGGGTTTTTGACCGCCGTCTAG
- a CDS encoding FAD-binding oxidoreductase yields the protein MLTRRTFLTTMAGGAGLALFPSACSWIVRPSAGVLVNDVHSQLNPTQVDRVLAVDSLTALRSALDTARRAGKTVSVAGGRHAMGGQQFGADTVLIDTRPMNRVLDLDAVRGVVEVEAGIQWPDLIKALVALQAGDAKSWGIIQKQTGADRLTIGGALGANIHGRGLRLRPMIGDVESFDLVDAEGSVLTCSRTENAQLFRLVIGGYGNFGVVVRVRLRLMPRTKLERVVEVIDVDDLMPALEKRIADGFLYGDCQFSIDTPSDAFLKTGVFSCYRPLPDDAAMPDVERELAPDDWRELYYLAHADTKRAFERYSSYYLTTSGQRYWSDTHQLSVYIENYHREVDRRLHAPAQGTEMITEVYVPRPKLAAFLATLRDDFRRHSVHVIYGTIRLIEPDKESFLAWASEPWACTVMNLHVTHTPEGLAQAEANFRRIIDRAVEHGGKYFLTYHRWATREQIEACYPQMAEFLTLKQRYDPGELFQSDWYRYYRAMFKDRLTQRRTVPAASIAGR from the coding sequence ATGCTCACGCGACGGACGTTCCTCACCACAATGGCCGGCGGCGCCGGGCTCGCCCTGTTTCCGAGCGCCTGCTCGTGGATCGTTCGGCCCTCGGCCGGCGTGCTGGTCAATGACGTCCACTCCCAGCTCAACCCCACGCAGGTGGATCGGGTTCTTGCTGTGGACTCACTGACCGCGCTTCGATCGGCCCTGGACACCGCCCGCCGTGCCGGCAAGACCGTCAGCGTGGCCGGCGGAAGGCATGCCATGGGCGGCCAGCAATTCGGCGCTGACACCGTGCTGATCGACACGCGGCCCATGAATCGCGTCCTGGATCTGGACGCCGTGCGCGGCGTGGTGGAGGTCGAGGCCGGCATCCAATGGCCCGACTTGATCAAGGCGCTGGTCGCGCTGCAAGCCGGCGACGCGAAGTCGTGGGGCATTATCCAGAAGCAAACCGGAGCCGATCGGCTCACCATCGGCGGGGCCTTGGGCGCCAACATCCACGGCAGAGGGCTGCGGCTCCGGCCCATGATCGGAGACGTGGAATCGTTCGATCTGGTGGACGCCGAAGGCTCGGTCCTGACGTGCAGCCGCACCGAAAACGCTCAATTGTTTCGGCTGGTCATCGGCGGGTACGGCAACTTCGGGGTCGTGGTACGGGTCCGTCTGCGCCTGATGCCCCGCACGAAGCTCGAACGCGTGGTGGAAGTCATTGACGTGGACGACCTGATGCCGGCCCTGGAGAAGCGCATCGCGGACGGGTTTCTTTACGGCGACTGTCAGTTCTCGATCGACACCCCGTCCGACGCCTTCCTGAAAACCGGGGTGTTTTCGTGTTACCGGCCGCTACCGGACGATGCCGCCATGCCGGACGTGGAGCGAGAACTGGCTCCGGATGACTGGCGGGAGCTGTATTACCTCGCCCACGCCGACACCAAGCGGGCCTTCGAGCGGTACTCGTCCTACTACCTCACGACCTCCGGGCAGCGCTACTGGTCAGACACCCATCAGCTCAGCGTGTATATCGAGAACTACCACCGTGAGGTGGACCGACGCCTGCACGCCCCAGCACAAGGCACGGAGATGATCACGGAGGTCTACGTCCCGCGCCCCAAGCTCGCCGCGTTCCTCGCCACGCTGCGCGACGACTTTCGTCGTCACTCGGTCCACGTGATCTACGGCACCATCCGGCTGATCGAACCCGACAAGGAGTCGTTCCTCGCGTGGGCGAGCGAACCGTGGGCGTGTACCGTCATGAACCTGCACGTGACCCACACCCCGGAGGGCCTCGCGCAGGCGGAAGCGAATTTTCGGCGGATCATCGACCGCGCCGTCGAACACGGCGGCAAATACTTCCTCACCTACCACCGATGGGCCACCCGCGAACAGATCGAGGCGTGTTACCCGCAGATGGCGGAGTTCCTGACGCTCAAGCAGCGCTACGACCCCGGCGAGCTCTTCCAGAGCGATTGGTACCGATACTACCGCGCGATGTTCAAAGACCGTCTCACGCAGCGACGCACGGTCCCGGCTGCGTCGATCGCGGGGCGCTGA
- a CDS encoding pyridoxamine 5'-phosphate oxidase family protein → MGRLHDRIDDQLAAWIRRQRVFFVATAPLSRDGHVNCSPKGGDAFRIIGPRTVAYQDLTGSGVETIAHLRDNGRIVIMFCAFEGPPKIVRLHGRGDVISPEHPEFNFLRAQFPNRVGTRAFIKINVTRVSDSCGFGVPLFDHRADRDALEQWADAKGPTMLRAYRQDKNARSIDGLPGLDQT, encoded by the coding sequence TTGGGAAGACTCCACGACCGGATCGACGATCAACTCGCGGCTTGGATTCGGCGGCAACGCGTCTTCTTCGTGGCCACGGCGCCCCTGTCCCGGGACGGGCACGTCAACTGCTCACCCAAAGGCGGGGATGCGTTTCGCATCATCGGCCCACGAACCGTCGCGTATCAGGACCTGACCGGAAGCGGCGTGGAAACGATCGCCCACCTCCGAGACAACGGCCGCATCGTGATTATGTTCTGCGCGTTCGAGGGCCCGCCCAAAATCGTCAGATTACACGGACGGGGCGACGTCATCTCGCCGGAGCATCCGGAGTTCAACTTCCTCCGAGCACAGTTCCCCAACCGCGTTGGGACGCGGGCCTTTATCAAGATCAACGTGACCCGGGTGTCCGACTCCTGCGGATTCGGGGTCCCGCTGTTCGACCATCGCGCCGACCGAGACGCGCTCGAGCAATGGGCGGACGCAAAGGGACCGACCATGCTCCGGGCGTATCGCCAAGACAAGAACGCGCGCAGCATCGACGGTTTGCCGGGTTTGGATCAGACCTGA
- a CDS encoding WYL domain-containing protein — MTRLERLLGIALLLSARRRLRADDLASHFSISLRTVYRDVRALQASGFPVVGTAGDGYRLPPTSQLRPLALDPQEAEALAVGARLLAGLADAPLKDRLKTAMAKLEAVLPPAAIDRVADVSEKVVVEGSRSATGPLATLLEAVNDRRVVDLTYDGIARGEVTRREIEPLGLVRYANVWLIPAYCRLRDDLRVFRADRILGAKLTASTFTPRPGLSLKDYLHKAEIEAARFPHDS, encoded by the coding sequence ATGACGCGCCTTGAGCGCCTCTTGGGGATCGCGCTCCTCTTGTCCGCGCGGCGGCGGTTGCGTGCGGATGACCTGGCAAGCCATTTCAGCATCAGCCTACGAACCGTGTATCGCGACGTGCGCGCGCTGCAGGCGTCCGGGTTTCCGGTGGTCGGCACGGCTGGGGACGGGTATCGGCTGCCGCCTACGTCGCAGCTCAGGCCGCTGGCGCTTGATCCGCAGGAAGCGGAAGCCTTGGCGGTCGGCGCTCGGCTGCTGGCCGGGCTCGCCGATGCGCCGTTAAAGGACCGGCTGAAAACGGCGATGGCCAAGCTGGAGGCGGTGCTCCCGCCGGCTGCGATCGACCGGGTCGCTGATGTGAGCGAGAAGGTGGTGGTGGAAGGCTCTCGGTCGGCCACCGGGCCGCTCGCAACGCTCCTGGAAGCGGTCAATGATCGGCGCGTGGTGGATCTGACCTATGACGGCATTGCGCGCGGAGAAGTCACGCGGCGCGAAATCGAGCCGTTGGGGCTCGTGCGGTATGCCAATGTCTGGCTCATCCCCGCGTACTGTCGTCTCCGCGATGATCTCCGCGTGTTCCGCGCCGACAGGATCTTGGGCGCCAAGCTGACCGCATCCACCTTCACGCCGCGGCCGGGATTGAGTCTCAAGGACTACCTACACAAGGCCGAAATAGAGGCCGCGCGTTTCCCGCACGACTCCTGA
- a CDS encoding kelch repeat-containing protein, with translation MNNPGWTLARPMSTARSHCAAAVYSDRIYVFGGGGQAFAALKTAECYDPAKDTWTPIATMPTARSGIVAVPFQNRIYVMGGGFKKPDGTFQFLTVVEIYDPGKDSWTKGPDLQRRHDAPAATVMGGRIYLVGGHLPDTPGGPLTDPAFNFFEVFDVVNGRWLELSPMPTPRFSLALVPWEGKLLAMGGGAFRDNTFRNFDVIEAYNPAKGAWETSDISPLPWPTAGVAAVLVNDSIYVFGGNDGIGIQPKAARYTRDAGWTMLPPMPEPRAAAAAVTLCSAIYLIGGRAADGRTPSDTLMAFRNP, from the coding sequence ATGAATAATCCGGGCTGGACGCTCGCGCGGCCCATGTCCACGGCGCGGTCGCACTGCGCGGCTGCGGTTTACAGCGATCGCATCTATGTCTTCGGCGGCGGCGGCCAAGCCTTTGCCGCGCTCAAGACCGCCGAATGTTACGACCCCGCCAAGGACACGTGGACGCCGATCGCGACCATGCCCACCGCGCGATCAGGCATCGTCGCCGTGCCATTCCAGAACCGCATCTACGTCATGGGCGGCGGTTTCAAGAAACCCGACGGCACGTTCCAGTTCCTCACGGTGGTCGAGATCTACGATCCCGGAAAAGACTCCTGGACCAAAGGCCCCGACCTCCAACGCCGCCACGACGCCCCGGCCGCAACGGTCATGGGCGGACGGATCTACCTGGTCGGCGGCCACCTGCCGGACACACCGGGCGGCCCGTTGACCGATCCTGCGTTTAATTTCTTCGAGGTGTTCGACGTTGTCAACGGCCGCTGGCTCGAACTCTCCCCCATGCCGACGCCCCGTTTCTCCCTTGCTCTAGTTCCGTGGGAAGGTAAGTTGCTTGCGATGGGCGGCGGTGCTTTTCGCGACAACACGTTCCGTAACTTCGACGTGATTGAAGCCTACAACCCAGCCAAAGGCGCTTGGGAAACCTCAGACATCAGCCCGCTCCCATGGCCCACCGCCGGGGTGGCTGCCGTGCTGGTCAATGATTCGATCTACGTCTTCGGCGGCAACGACGGTATCGGCATTCAGCCCAAAGCTGCTCGCTACACACGCGATGCCGGCTGGACCATGCTGCCGCCAATGCCCGAACCCCGGGCCGCAGCCGCTGCGGTGACCCTCTGCAGCGCCATCTACCTCATCGGTGGTCGCGCCGCTGACGGGAGGACGCCGTCGGATACGCTCATGGCTTTCCGGAACCCCTAA